A genomic window from Periweissella cryptocerci includes:
- a CDS encoding ribonuclease HII: MAESISAIKTHLQTITQPDDNYLIQLATDERKGVQSALKSWQRQYERATKAKEALQEHLAIEHELWEGGVQYIAGVDEVGRGPLAGPVIAAAVILPVDFDVVGVNDSKQLTDKRREELFPLIMDQALAVEVGIVDAETIDEVNIYQASRLAMKAAIEKLDPQPQQLLIDAMTVDLDIPQEKLIKGDARSASIGAASIIAKVTRDHMMKGFATIYPGYGFENNAGYGTKEHLAGLKKLGVTPIHRKTFAPVKAIAEK, encoded by the coding sequence ATGGCCGAATCAATTAGTGCAATTAAAACGCATTTACAAACGATTACACAGCCAGATGATAACTACTTGATACAATTAGCTACCGATGAGCGTAAAGGCGTCCAAAGCGCGTTAAAAAGCTGGCAACGGCAATACGAACGTGCCACAAAAGCCAAAGAAGCTTTACAAGAGCATTTGGCTATTGAACACGAATTGTGGGAAGGTGGCGTGCAGTACATTGCCGGGGTCGATGAAGTTGGCCGTGGTCCATTGGCCGGTCCCGTGATTGCAGCGGCCGTAATTTTGCCCGTTGATTTCGACGTGGTTGGTGTTAACGACTCTAAACAGCTGACAGATAAGCGTCGTGAGGAGTTATTTCCACTAATTATGGATCAAGCGCTTGCCGTTGAAGTGGGCATAGTTGATGCTGAAACGATTGATGAGGTTAATATTTATCAAGCGAGTCGGTTAGCGATGAAAGCCGCGATTGAAAAACTTGATCCGCAACCACAGCAACTATTAATTGATGCCATGACGGTTGATTTGGATATTCCCCAAGAGAAGTTAATTAAGGGGGATGCTCGCTCGGCGTCAATTGGTGCCGCAAGCATTATCGCCAAAGTTACCCGTGATCACATGATGAAAGGCTTTGCCACGATTTATCCTGGTTACGGTTTTGAAAACAACGCTGGCTATGGTACTAAAGAACATTTGGCGGGTTTAAAAAAGCTAGGTGTTACACCAATCCACCGGAAAACATTTGCACCGGTGAAAGCTATTGCAGAAAAGTAA
- a CDS encoding YozE family protein: MHKTFYQFLMTQRNDDGIDEISNFANNAFYDHTFPKQSKDYHYLTEYLELSASYLHNMDIFDDAWRLYQESEA, translated from the coding sequence GTGCATAAAACATTTTATCAATTTTTAATGACACAACGGAACGATGATGGCATCGACGAAATTAGCAACTTTGCTAACAACGCGTTTTACGACCATACCTTTCCTAAACAAAGTAAAGATTATCATTACTTAACAGAATATCTTGAGTTGAGCGCAAGTTATTTACACAATATGGACATTTTTGACGATGCATGGCGTCTTTATCAAGAAAGCGAGGCCTAA
- a CDS encoding ADP-ribosylglycohydrolase family protein: MPNNDQLTRAIYGVALGDAFGLPFQVLNREELATVEIVLSGYGTYNQPAGTWSADTSMTLATLDALSFPETSLDDIMDSFLDWNENDAYTPFMQAYDQGAGTLTALRRYKRSQNALTAGGTTEWDNGNGALMRIVPAIFYTYHRYGHNLMDNPGALIFLHQVAGLTHNHVRGHIAIGIYAAIMYQLLNGVERHTAIRAGIHQAYVRYMSMPSYRTELKAYERLIDAHFGALPVDAIKSSGYVVDTLEAVIWLFENYDDFEQSIVAAVRLGDDTDSIGALIGALELLASGSFDSVPVEWLHELQAKDMIEDYLQKARDSDNFG, encoded by the coding sequence ATGCCTAATAATGATCAACTAACACGCGCAATCTATGGCGTCGCACTCGGTGATGCGTTCGGGTTACCGTTTCAGGTTTTAAATCGTGAGGAATTAGCAACGGTTGAAATTGTATTGAGCGGTTATGGAACCTATAATCAGCCAGCGGGGACCTGGTCAGCCGATACAAGCATGACGTTAGCCACGTTAGACGCTCTCAGCTTCCCTGAGACGAGCTTGGATGACATTATGGATAGTTTTCTGGATTGGAATGAAAACGACGCGTACACGCCTTTTATGCAGGCCTACGATCAAGGTGCAGGTACATTGACAGCGTTGCGCCGGTATAAACGGTCTCAAAATGCACTGACAGCTGGCGGAACAACTGAATGGGATAATGGAAATGGGGCATTGATGCGGATTGTCCCAGCTATTTTTTACACATATCATCGTTACGGGCATAATTTAATGGACAATCCTGGTGCTTTAATTTTTCTCCACCAGGTTGCGGGATTGACGCATAATCATGTTCGGGGACATATCGCAATTGGAATTTATGCAGCTATCATGTATCAACTGCTAAATGGAGTTGAACGGCATACCGCGATTCGGGCGGGAATTCATCAAGCATATGTCCGCTATATGAGTATGCCGAGCTATCGTACGGAGTTAAAGGCGTATGAGCGGCTCATAGATGCTCATTTTGGGGCTTTACCCGTCGATGCAATCAAAAGTTCAGGCTATGTGGTAGACACGCTAGAGGCAGTAATTTGGCTGTTTGAGAACTATGATGATTTTGAACAAAGCATTGTCGCCGCGGTAAGGTTAGGGGACGACACTGATTCGATTGGTGCGCTAATTGGGGCACTTGAACTGCTTGCAAGTGGGAGCTTTGACTCTGTTCCGGTTGAATGGTTACACGAGTTGCAAGCTAAAGACATGATTGAAGATTACTTGCAAAAAGCACGCGATTCAGATAATTTCGGATAA
- a CDS encoding SGNH/GDSL hydrolase family protein, whose amino-acid sequence MKKIILSMLALVVVAGGGWVGYQHFTGPQKIQAVKMVALGDSLTQGVGDPTAKQGYTGRIKKDLTNKTGVAVSMTNYGKSGDRSDQILKRLQDSPTQQKNLKKANVILMTVGGNDLMKTIKANIFISQPTQLTNQVKKSTSSYENNLQKLLKEVRKYNSQAPIFLFGNYNPLYVYFANFKSFNQSVSEYNTINKQLISQYNGYYVPTFKQLTYGQYQTASARNKLVKDAKLANAGTAGNANVVSTLTKNDTERNMYISSADHFHPNSKGYDMMTDLLMKQMLKHDQWLYAK is encoded by the coding sequence ATGAAGAAAATAATACTTAGCATGTTGGCGCTAGTCGTCGTGGCTGGGGGTGGTTGGGTAGGTTATCAACATTTCACCGGGCCCCAAAAAATACAAGCCGTTAAAATGGTCGCGTTGGGTGATTCTTTGACACAAGGGGTTGGTGATCCGACTGCCAAGCAAGGGTATACCGGCCGTATCAAAAAGGATTTAACCAATAAAACTGGTGTGGCGGTGAGCATGACCAACTATGGTAAATCCGGTGACCGTTCAGACCAAATTTTGAAACGGCTACAAGATAGTCCAACACAACAAAAAAATTTAAAAAAAGCCAATGTTATTTTGATGACGGTGGGCGGAAATGACTTAATGAAAACAATCAAAGCAAATATTTTCATTAGTCAGCCAACCCAATTAACTAACCAAGTTAAAAAATCAACGAGTTCGTATGAAAATAACTTACAAAAATTACTAAAAGAAGTTCGTAAGTACAACTCACAGGCGCCAATTTTCTTGTTTGGTAATTACAATCCCTTGTATGTGTACTTTGCTAATTTCAAGAGCTTTAATCAAAGTGTTAGCGAATATAACACGATTAACAAGCAATTAATTAGCCAATACAATGGTTATTACGTACCAACGTTTAAGCAGTTAACCTATGGGCAATACCAAACCGCGAGTGCGCGCAATAAACTCGTTAAAGACGCCAAATTGGCTAATGCTGGCACGGCGGGTAACGCGAATGTAGTTAGCACGTTGACGAAAAATGATACGGAACGGAACATGTACATTTCGAGTGCAGATCATTTTCATCCAAATAGCAAAGGCTATGACATGATGACCGACTTGCTAATGAAACAAATGCTCAAACATGACCAATGGTTATATGCAAAGTAA
- a CDS encoding diacylglycerol/lipid kinase family protein, translating into MAFSYFIIINKFAGSGNAAKIWPHIESTLLEKNVAYKMVTSDYAGHVTEIAKERANQHRNDEIIIVIGGDGTLHEAINGLKQSSFEVPIAYIPAGSGNDFARGLGMSKDPQTALSQILAATKPKIIDVGRYVAQDSPTPHYFVNNVGIGFDAAIVAYTNHSPMKSKLNRLHLGSLSYLTSIFHVMSNQPGFKIDVVNGQQVAHMDNAFLVTLSNHPYFGGGVKILPTAKIDSGELELILIEKMTWLQFIHMYSLMLRGKHYSMPIVQHIVGKNIQLQIHSAEQGQVDGEELGKHAFNFDFDVIKYPFMIKL; encoded by the coding sequence ATGGCATTTAGTTACTTTATCATCATCAACAAATTTGCGGGCTCAGGCAACGCAGCCAAAATTTGGCCACATATCGAATCTACATTATTAGAAAAAAATGTGGCCTACAAAATGGTCACCTCAGATTATGCTGGTCATGTGACTGAAATCGCCAAAGAACGCGCTAATCAGCATCGTAACGATGAAATAATCATCGTAATCGGTGGCGATGGCACTTTGCATGAGGCGATTAACGGACTGAAACAAAGTTCATTTGAAGTACCAATCGCTTATATACCGGCGGGTTCAGGCAATGATTTCGCCCGGGGACTCGGCATGAGTAAAGATCCTCAAACTGCACTAAGTCAAATCCTTGCAGCCACCAAACCCAAGATTATTGATGTGGGTCGTTACGTGGCACAGGACAGCCCAACCCCACACTATTTCGTGAATAACGTAGGTATTGGCTTTGATGCAGCAATTGTCGCCTACACTAATCACTCACCCATGAAAAGTAAACTGAATCGACTCCATCTTGGATCATTAAGTTATTTAACTTCGATTTTTCATGTGATGAGCAATCAGCCAGGTTTCAAGATTGATGTTGTTAATGGTCAACAAGTTGCTCATATGGATAACGCCTTCTTGGTAACACTCTCAAATCATCCCTATTTTGGCGGTGGTGTGAAAATCTTGCCAACTGCCAAGATTGATTCTGGCGAGTTAGAACTTATCTTAATTGAAAAAATGACTTGGCTACAATTCATTCACATGTATTCACTCATGTTACGCGGCAAGCACTATTCAATGCCAATCGTACAGCACATTGTTGGCAAAAATATTCAGCTCCAGATTCATAGCGCCGAACAAGGCCAGGTCGATGGCGAAGAACTTGGCAAACATGCCTTTAATTTTGACTTCGATGTCATCAAGTATCCGTTTATGATTAAATTGTAG
- a CDS encoding HAD family hydrolase produces MKKNFIFDVDGTLLNTESMYMKSLQVTLEAHDIHKTYAEVYSIFGLPSLDALEFFGIVDAQKMQKEWQSHYHDFWNEVDLFAGIETILDHLHNQPDVQLGIVTSNTKQEFEDHLDQFNIEKYFNSFTFAGETAQMKPFPDPILRAMELLNAIPDESIYIGDSVHDMYAAHAAGLDFGLAAWGIQDVNKFNDDQEYTFKKPSDILHLLK; encoded by the coding sequence ATGAAAAAGAATTTTATTTTTGATGTTGATGGTACGCTGTTAAACACCGAATCAATGTACATGAAGTCACTTCAAGTTACGCTTGAAGCACACGATATCCACAAAACATATGCTGAAGTCTATTCAATTTTTGGTCTACCTTCACTTGATGCCTTAGAATTTTTCGGTATTGTCGATGCACAAAAAATGCAAAAAGAATGGCAAAGTCACTATCACGATTTCTGGAATGAAGTGGATTTATTCGCTGGTATTGAAACAATTTTAGACCATCTCCACAACCAGCCAGACGTTCAACTAGGCATCGTAACTTCAAATACAAAGCAAGAATTTGAAGATCACTTAGACCAATTTAACATTGAAAAATACTTTAACAGTTTTACCTTTGCTGGTGAAACTGCGCAAATGAAACCTTTCCCTGATCCAATCTTACGAGCCATGGAACTATTAAATGCGATCCCTGATGAATCAATTTATATTGGTGACTCAGTGCACGACATGTATGCCGCACATGCTGCAGGACTGGACTTTGGTTTAGCCGCCTGGGGTATTCAAGATGTGAATAAATTCAATGACGACCAAGAGTACACATTCAAAAAGCCTTCAGACATCCTACACTTATTGAAATAA
- a CDS encoding DNA-directed RNA polymerase subunit epsilon, producing MVFKIYYQETKQQNPKRESTQVMYIEAANQPDAREIVETKTNHNIEFIEELSTAALEYEKQSVSFKITEL from the coding sequence ATGGTATTTAAGATCTATTACCAAGAAACTAAGCAACAAAACCCAAAGCGCGAAAGCACGCAAGTAATGTACATCGAGGCTGCTAATCAACCCGATGCTCGTGAAATCGTCGAAACTAAAACTAACCACAACATTGAATTCATTGAAGAATTGTCGACGGCGGCACTCGAATATGAAAAGCAAAGTGTTAGTTTTAAAATTACGGAGCTTTAA
- the ylqF gene encoding ribosome biogenesis GTPase YlqF — MAQIIQWYPGHMAKTFRQMRENMHLVDIVFELVDARIPVASRNPQLDEVIGDKPRLLIMTKMDLADEDATNRWLAYYRKNGIAAVGLDTRDHMTPKTITNAAKKVLKEKLERDAEKGIIDQPIRAIVSGIPNVGKSTLLNHLVMKNVAITGDRPGVTKKIQWLKTPTNLQLLDTPGVLWPKFEDPRVGKDLALTGAIKDSLVAQDDIALSMIAFFREDNPSALLERYHLQADAYDTMTDVEILLEITQKMGFKDDYDRSAERMILELRRGKLGRYTLEKVDGPMMTDPFIPKNKE; from the coding sequence ATGGCACAAATTATTCAATGGTACCCAGGTCACATGGCCAAAACATTCCGGCAAATGCGGGAAAATATGCACTTGGTGGATATTGTTTTTGAACTAGTTGATGCGCGGATTCCGGTCGCATCACGTAATCCGCAACTTGATGAAGTGATTGGCGATAAACCACGTTTGCTAATTATGACTAAGATGGATTTAGCTGATGAAGATGCAACTAATCGCTGGTTAGCTTATTATCGTAAAAACGGCATTGCTGCGGTTGGTTTGGATACGCGTGATCATATGACGCCAAAAACCATTACGAATGCGGCTAAGAAAGTTTTGAAAGAAAAACTTGAACGCGATGCAGAAAAAGGAATTATTGATCAACCGATTCGCGCGATTGTTTCTGGGATTCCAAATGTTGGGAAATCTACGTTATTGAATCACCTGGTGATGAAAAACGTGGCAATTACTGGTGACCGTCCTGGTGTAACGAAAAAGATTCAGTGGTTGAAGACACCAACCAACTTACAACTTTTGGATACGCCAGGGGTCTTGTGGCCTAAGTTTGAAGATCCCCGCGTTGGAAAGGATTTGGCCTTGACCGGTGCGATTAAAGATTCATTGGTGGCACAAGATGACATTGCGTTATCAATGATTGCTTTTTTCCGCGAAGATAATCCTAGTGCCTTGTTGGAACGTTATCACTTACAAGCAGATGCTTACGATACAATGACTGATGTTGAAATTTTGCTGGAAATTACGCAAAAAATGGGCTTTAAGGATGATTATGATCGTTCAGCTGAACGCATGATTTTGGAATTACGGCGTGGTAAGCTGGGACGCTATACACTTGAAAAAGTTGATGGTCCAATGATGACGGATCCATTTATCCCTAAAAACAAGGAGTAG
- a CDS encoding DegV family protein, with product MTQIKIATDSSVQLSPDEIAENNITIVPLSLMIDGTVYSDGVTITRTEFMEKMAVAKALPKTSQPPIGAFVDAYDALAGDDVEVLSIHMMESISGTVHSAEQAAQLSKTDVTVIDSEVTDRAMGFQVLTAAKMAAEGKSMAEILARLEEIKQHTKLFLTVPMLDNLVAGGRLNKAVGVIGGLLNIKVVIEVVKGHITIAAKGRGMKTIHKYFDHIYEEMQTFGSIKRIGVSHAGALEGALVVAEKVRGMFPGTEVYIEQTSPIISTHVGPGVVAIMYEYGE from the coding sequence ATGACCCAAATTAAAATCGCGACAGACTCATCAGTTCAGTTGTCGCCGGACGAAATTGCCGAAAACAATATTACAATCGTACCATTAAGCTTAATGATTGATGGTACGGTGTACAGTGATGGCGTTACAATCACACGTACCGAATTTATGGAAAAAATGGCAGTTGCCAAAGCCTTACCAAAGACTAGTCAGCCACCAATTGGCGCTTTTGTTGATGCATACGATGCATTAGCTGGCGACGATGTTGAAGTTCTAAGTATCCACATGATGGAGTCAATCTCAGGAACAGTCCACTCAGCTGAACAAGCAGCACAATTGTCTAAAACCGACGTTACGGTGATTGATTCAGAAGTTACCGATCGGGCAATGGGCTTTCAAGTGTTAACGGCAGCTAAAATGGCAGCCGAAGGTAAATCAATGGCTGAAATTTTAGCACGCCTTGAGGAAATCAAACAACATACAAAACTTTTTTTGACGGTACCTATGTTGGATAATTTAGTTGCTGGTGGTCGTTTGAACAAGGCAGTTGGTGTTATCGGTGGTCTCTTGAACATTAAGGTAGTCATTGAAGTCGTTAAGGGACACATTACCATTGCAGCTAAAGGCCGTGGCATGAAAACAATTCATAAATATTTCGATCACATTTATGAAGAAATGCAAACTTTTGGCTCAATTAAACGAATTGGGGTTTCACACGCTGGTGCACTTGAAGGCGCATTAGTGGTTGCCGAAAAGGTTCGCGGGATGTTTCCTGGTACCGAAGTTTATATTGAACAAACATCACCAATCATTTCAACACACGTTGGACCTGGCGTTGTTGCAATTATGTATGAATACGGTGAATAA
- a CDS encoding YpmS family protein: MMDHRQTRVRRRFNIWFWLFWLLIVMLIGGTVYGAKLALTPNIQTQTAKITPSDANFEVSLNKDQINSVADHYLKRYNSGSQKYRFVIEDDAMLYGSMKVFGQPVDFGMALTPSVTADGNVQLKTKSIAVGKLNLPVNLVLGAFSTAYDVPKWVSIDATHGTILLDLQSVNGPSGLSFAAKTIDIPNDKFVFEGGFK; this comes from the coding sequence ATGATGGATCACAGACAAACGCGGGTTCGACGCCGATTTAATATTTGGTTCTGGCTATTTTGGTTGCTGATTGTTATGTTGATTGGTGGTACGGTCTACGGTGCTAAATTAGCATTGACCCCCAATATTCAAACCCAGACTGCTAAAATCACTCCTAGTGATGCTAATTTTGAAGTTTCTTTAAACAAGGATCAAATTAATAGTGTAGCTGATCATTATTTAAAACGGTATAATTCTGGCAGCCAAAAATATCGTTTCGTGATTGAAGACGACGCGATGTTATATGGGTCAATGAAGGTATTTGGTCAACCAGTTGATTTTGGTATGGCGCTTACACCAAGTGTGACTGCTGATGGAAATGTTCAATTGAAGACTAAGTCAATTGCCGTGGGTAAGTTGAATTTACCAGTTAATTTGGTTTTAGGGGCATTTAGCACGGCTTATGATGTACCAAAGTGGGTTTCAATTGATGCAACGCACGGGACGATTCTTTTAGATTTACAATCAGTTAATGGCCCAAGTGGACTTTCATTTGCGGCTAAGACGATTGACATCCCCAATGACAAATTTGTATTCGAAGGTGGGTTTAAATAG
- the rnjA gene encoding ribonuclease J1, whose translation MDKIDIRPDETAVFAVGGLGEIGKNTYGIQFGDEIIVIDAGIKFPEDELLGIDYVIPDYSYLKENADKIKALVITHGHEDHIGAIHYFLNAVNVPVYAGPLALALIKGKLEEHGLLNTTELHEINEDSVLQFDNIKVEFFRTTHSIPDTFGIALTTPSGVIIETGDFKFDLTPTTHQPPNLQKMAKFGSEGVLALMSDSTNAERPEFTKSEQFVAESIKKIFKNVEGRIIFATFASNLSRVKVAAEVAIAEGRKIAVFGRSMETAINNGRELGYLDIPDSSLVDAYEINHLPAEEVMILCTGSQGEPMAALARIANGTHRQVSIQPNDTVIFSSSPIPGNTQSVNRVINELEEAGANVIHGKINNVHTSGHGGQEEQKLMLSLIKPKYFMPVHGEYRMLKVHTGLAQQIGVPLDHSFILENGDVLALTADSARVAGHFPASDVYVDGNGVGDIGNVVLRDRQMLSQDGLVVVVATINLTKQEITAGPDLLSRGFVYMRESGEMINEGRRRIFRTIRYAMQEENATENSIRSAVIDDLQTFLYEKTERHPMILPMFVMI comes from the coding sequence ATGGATAAAATCGATATTCGCCCAGATGAAACTGCAGTCTTTGCAGTTGGTGGTCTTGGTGAAATCGGGAAGAATACTTACGGAATTCAATTCGGTGACGAAATTATCGTCATTGATGCTGGGATTAAGTTTCCAGAAGATGAATTACTAGGTATTGATTACGTTATTCCTGATTACTCGTATCTCAAGGAAAATGCTGACAAGATCAAAGCGTTAGTTATTACCCACGGACACGAAGACCACATCGGGGCAATCCATTATTTCTTAAACGCCGTCAATGTACCAGTTTATGCTGGCCCTCTCGCCCTTGCTTTAATTAAAGGCAAGCTAGAGGAACATGGTTTGTTGAATACGACTGAACTTCACGAAATCAATGAAGACTCAGTCCTTCAATTCGACAACATTAAAGTTGAGTTCTTCCGGACGACCCACTCAATTCCTGATACATTTGGGATTGCTTTGACAACGCCTTCTGGTGTCATCATCGAAACTGGAGATTTCAAGTTCGACCTCACACCAACTACACACCAGCCACCTAACCTACAAAAGATGGCTAAGTTCGGTTCTGAAGGTGTCCTCGCTTTAATGTCTGATTCAACCAACGCTGAACGTCCTGAATTCACGAAATCAGAACAATTCGTTGCTGAATCAATCAAAAAGATTTTCAAGAATGTTGAAGGTCGGATTATTTTCGCCACCTTCGCTTCTAACCTTTCACGGGTTAAAGTTGCTGCTGAAGTAGCGATTGCTGAAGGTCGTAAAATCGCTGTCTTCGGTCGTTCAATGGAAACAGCAATTAACAACGGCCGTGAACTTGGTTACCTAGACATTCCAGACTCATCATTGGTAGATGCTTACGAAATTAATCACTTACCTGCTGAAGAAGTTATGATTCTTTGTACCGGGTCACAAGGTGAACCCATGGCCGCACTTGCACGGATTGCTAACGGTACCCACCGTCAAGTTTCAATCCAACCAAATGACACCGTAATCTTTAGTTCTTCTCCAATTCCTGGTAACACTCAATCTGTTAACCGTGTAATTAATGAACTTGAAGAAGCTGGCGCCAATGTGATTCACGGTAAGATTAACAACGTCCACACTTCTGGTCACGGTGGCCAAGAAGAACAAAAGTTGATGTTATCATTAATCAAACCTAAGTATTTCATGCCTGTCCACGGTGAATACCGGATGCTCAAGGTTCACACTGGTTTAGCACAACAAATCGGTGTCCCTCTTGATCACAGTTTCATTTTGGAAAATGGGGATGTCTTAGCACTTACAGCCGACTCAGCGCGTGTCGCTGGTCACTTCCCTGCTAGCGATGTTTACGTTGATGGTAATGGTGTTGGTGATATCGGTAACGTCGTCTTACGCGACCGTCAAATGCTTTCTCAAGATGGTTTAGTTGTCGTAGTGGCAACAATCAACTTAACTAAGCAAGAAATCACCGCCGGTCCTGACTTATTATCTCGTGGATTTGTGTACATGCGCGAATCTGGTGAAATGATTAATGAAGGTCGTCGTCGCATCTTCCGGACAATCCGGTATGCAATGCAAGAAGAAAATGCAACCGAAAATTCAATTCGGTCTGCTGTCATTGATGACTTACAAACTTTCCTTTATGAAAAGACTGAACGTCACCCAATGATTTTACCAATGTTTGTAATGATCTAA
- a CDS encoding C40 family peptidase — MLHSKKSKIIAGTVGAVGLVAASNMPLIHAATVKVQQGDTVWSIAKKFNVDRETIESANHITTLKDDVDMIYVGQSLNVPDKAEAKTTESKAPVSPAKQVAAKQLANQSGKTYTVKAGDTFWDLAIKYGVSVNDLKSVNPDVDLLSIGQKLNLPVGAKAVSAAPVKLTNTVKKTVETPKAVQVTSPAATKQAPKQVTSTASAVKTIETPKKAATVTPAQPAKVAETVTETPAQSAPENTTATPSAPVQSETPAQPAKPVQPAKPAQPAKPETPAQPAKPATPAQPAKPETPAQPAKPAQPETPAQPATPAQPAKPETPAQPAKPTTPAEPTPSAPVTGSAVSIALKLSQMSIPYVWGGNTLQGMDCAGLVQYVYQNAGIASLPKNTVSQEAYFKMTAVKSTANVTATAQPGDVLFWGTKGATYHVAVYIGNGQFVAAPKPGDNVKVQTLYAGFMPSYVGKLA, encoded by the coding sequence ATGTTGCATTCTAAAAAGTCAAAAATTATCGCTGGTACAGTAGGTGCCGTGGGTTTAGTTGCTGCGAGTAACATGCCCTTGATTCACGCCGCTACCGTTAAGGTTCAACAAGGTGATACGGTTTGGTCAATTGCTAAGAAGTTCAATGTTGATCGCGAAACTATTGAATCAGCTAACCACATCACGACATTAAAAGATGATGTAGATATGATTTACGTTGGCCAATCTTTAAATGTTCCTGATAAAGCTGAAGCAAAAACCACTGAATCAAAGGCACCCGTTAGTCCTGCTAAGCAAGTTGCCGCAAAGCAATTAGCCAACCAATCAGGTAAGACATACACTGTCAAGGCCGGTGATACTTTTTGGGATTTAGCAATCAAGTATGGTGTTTCCGTTAATGATCTTAAGTCTGTTAACCCAGATGTTGATTTGTTGAGCATTGGCCAAAAGTTAAACTTACCAGTAGGGGCAAAAGCAGTTTCTGCTGCTCCCGTTAAGTTAACAAACACGGTGAAGAAAACTGTTGAAACACCAAAAGCAGTTCAAGTAACAAGTCCAGCTGCAACGAAGCAAGCGCCTAAACAAGTTACTTCAACTGCTTCAGCCGTAAAGACGATTGAAACGCCAAAGAAGGCCGCAACTGTGACTCCAGCACAACCAGCGAAAGTGGCAGAAACTGTTACTGAAACGCCAGCACAATCAGCCCCAGAAAACACAACTGCAACACCAAGTGCACCAGTACAATCTGAAACACCGGCACAACCAGCTAAGCCAGTACAACCAGCTAAGCCAGCACAACCAGCTAAGCCAGAAACACCGGCGCAACCAGCTAAGCCAGCGACACCAGCACAACCAGCTAAGCCAGAAACACCGGCACAACCAGCTAAGCCAGCACAGCCAGAAACACCGGCGCAACCAGCGACACCAGCACAACCGGCTAAGCCAGAAACACCGGCACAACCGGCTAAGCCAACTACACCAGCAGAACCTACTCCATCTGCACCTGTTACTGGATCTGCAGTAAGTATTGCATTGAAATTGTCACAAATGAGTATCCCTTATGTATGGGGTGGTAACACATTGCAAGGTATGGATTGTGCCGGATTGGTTCAATACGTTTACCAAAATGCCGGCATTGCATCATTGCCTAAGAACACTGTGTCACAAGAAGCTTACTTCAAGATGACAGCAGTTAAGTCGACTGCAAATGTAACCGCTACCGCACAACCTGGTGATGTTTTATTCTGGGGAACTAAGGGTGCTACTTATCACGTTGCTGTTTACATCGGTAATGGTCAGTTTGTTGCTGCACCAAAGCCTGGTGATAACGTCAAAGTACAAACTCTTTATGCAGGATTCATGCCTTCATACGTTGGTAAGTTAGCATAA